The nucleotide sequence GGGAAATACATTATAGAGAATACAAGACAAAAAAGCACATAGGGATTGTTCAGCCCACGTACAACAGGAAGAAAGACGTGGATTGAACAACAGAAAGACGTGGTTTGAACAGGAAGAAGAACGTGGGCTCAGCAACAAGAAACAGTTTAATAACAAGAGAGAGTAAAACTCAAGGTGGTATCCCAAGATACTCCAATTCCGTAGAATAAGAGCCCTTCCGCAGCATGCAACTACATTCCTTTGAAGGGATATACAAGACGATCATGTACCGAAGGTGACGAATATGATGTGAAGAACACTAACGTTTAAGGAAAATGCTGAAGATGATGTCGGTAAATACAACGATTAACAATGTAGATCTGAAGAATATTTTTCTGAGTATGAGTTAAGAACAAAAACGAACAAtacagcgactggaacaatacacgaatatcCTGCATATAGCAGACaaacagaagcttacgacgacgtttcggtccgacttgaaccatttacaaagtcacatttacaaagtcgtcgtaagcttctctctcctatataccAGTATGAGTAACTTGTGAGTTTTGTAAGTTAGAATATGTGTATGGTACGTATAATGTGtatgtacgtgtacgtgtgtgtatcaAGTGTATGGCTGCTACTTGGCTAAACATAATACATAAAACTTCTCTTATTGTCTTAACACTTGTAAGTGTCCATAAGATGTAAATAAAAATGCAACTAATAATCGTAAGTTTATTTCTTCACAAAAGACGAATAACCATTTGACTGCTATTTAACAACCACTAAAAGACAGTGAAAGTAATTGAGCTACCACCtattacaaaatatatatatatatatatatatatatatatatatatatatatatatatatatatatatatatatatatatatatatatatatatatatatatatatatatatatatatatatatatatatatatatatatatatatatatatatatatatatatatatatatatatatatatatatatatatatataatctaaaaGTGAAGTGAAAAATAGGTGTAATTAAGAAGAATGTTGGAATGTAAATGTCAAGTGTTGGTGGGTCAGCAACACTTGACACTTATGCACGACCCTACGAGGCATTGCTGGAGCTTTTGAGGGCAGAAGTTACTCCAAGTTGGAGGCATTGGAAGGTTATCATGAATCCGCTGCCTTAGTGATTCTTGTAACTGAGAGTTCCTCTGGTGCGTAAAATCTTGAATTCGTCAGATGTGAAGTCACGAGTCTCGAAGTCGCAGTGTTTTTACGTTTTAGCTTCTTGGGTTGTAAGTTTGGCGGTAGTTTATGTGTGGGTGACCGTCTTCCAGAGGGGTCTTTCAACTGCGAATGTTTGAAGGTCACAATGCAGCATTAACCAAAATATCCAAATCCGCGTCTCCCGAAGCCACCAAAGCCGCGACCGAAGCCGCGACCGAAGCCACCAAAACCGCGACCGAAGCCACCAAAACCGCGACCGAAGCCACCAAAACCGCGACGAAAACCACCAAAGCCAAACTGTGGGTCAGCACTGGGGTCAGGGTCAGCTAGGGCGTAGGGGTCAGGCATGGCTTTGGCTGACCTCAGCAGGGCAGTCAGGGCCACTACCATAACCATCATCACTGACAACTGCAATAATAGAGGATACACTCTTAAGtctgtataatataatatactgtgtACATATTATAATAGTGAATGTAACCCTGGTCTTatgcaggaacactgcagaaggcctactggccc is from Cherax quadricarinatus isolate ZL_2023a chromosome 29, ASM3850222v1, whole genome shotgun sequence and encodes:
- the LOC128690390 gene encoding neuropeptide-like protein 30 yields the protein MKFLSVMMVMVVALTALLRSAKAMPDPYALADPDPSADPQFGFGGFRRGFGGFGRGFGGFGRGFGGFGRGFGRGFGGFGRRGFGYFG